Proteins encoded within one genomic window of Deltaproteobacteria bacterium:
- a CDS encoding formate--tetrahydrofolate ligase — MAYDPTKLADWQIAEDAEKKMPTPEEWRERLNLQRDEIIPYARLCRLDFLKIIERLKDKPDGKYIEVTAITPTPLGEGKTTTTMGILEGMGKRGKNVGGAIRQPSGGPTMNIKGTAAGGGNALWIPMTEFSMGLTGDINDITNAHNLAMVALTARMQHERNYDDEELIKRSGMRRLDIDPTRVEMGWVMDFCAQSLRNIVIGLGGRMDGFAMQSKFGITVSSELMAMLSIVRDLADLRERMDNITVAFDKKGNIVTTGDLEVGGAMTAWMRNTINPTLGCTVEYQPCMVHAGPFANIAVGQSSIIADRVGLKLFDYHVTESGFGADIGFEKFWNVKCRYSGLTPHVSVLTTTIRALKMHGGGPKVVAGLPIPDSYAKEDLGLLEKGISNMLHHIKIIKTSGINPVVCINAFHTDTKEEIAMVRKAAEGAGARCAVSEHWLKGGDGALELADAVMEACEDTNDFKFLYPVEMKLRERVDKIAKVVYGADGVSWTPDAEAKAKMLESDSKYDDYATMMVKTHLSLTHDPAIKGTPKGWTLPIRDVLIYSGAKFLCPCAGTISLMPGTSSSPAFRKVDVDVETGLVQGLF; from the coding sequence ATGGCGTACGATCCCACAAAACTTGCCGATTGGCAAATTGCAGAGGATGCAGAGAAGAAGATGCCAACCCCAGAGGAGTGGCGCGAAAGGCTGAACCTGCAAAGGGATGAAATCATACCTTACGCGAGACTCTGTAGGCTCGATTTTCTGAAGATCATCGAACGGCTCAAGGACAAACCGGACGGCAAGTACATTGAGGTAACCGCCATAACCCCCACGCCATTGGGTGAGGGTAAAACAACGACCACGATGGGTATCCTGGAGGGTATGGGCAAGCGTGGCAAGAATGTCGGAGGGGCCATTCGTCAGCCCTCTGGCGGTCCTACCATGAACATCAAGGGGACAGCTGCTGGTGGGGGGAACGCCCTCTGGATTCCTATGACAGAATTTTCCATGGGCCTCACTGGAGACATCAACGACATCACCAATGCCCACAACCTGGCCATGGTAGCACTGACCGCCAGGATGCAACATGAGCGCAATTACGATGACGAGGAATTGATCAAGCGCAGCGGGATGCGCCGCCTGGACATTGACCCCACCAGGGTGGAGATGGGCTGGGTCATGGACTTCTGTGCCCAGAGCCTCAGGAACATCGTCATAGGCCTCGGTGGTCGCATGGACGGCTTTGCCATGCAGTCCAAGTTCGGTATCACCGTGAGCTCTGAACTCATGGCCATGCTCTCCATTGTCAGGGACCTGGCAGACCTGCGCGAGAGGATGGATAACATTACCGTAGCCTTTGACAAGAAGGGCAATATCGTCACCACCGGCGACCTCGAGGTGGGAGGTGCCATGACCGCCTGGATGCGCAACACCATCAACCCCACCCTGGGCTGCACCGTGGAGTATCAGCCTTGCATGGTGCACGCTGGCCCCTTTGCCAACATCGCTGTGGGTCAGTCCTCCATCATCGCCGACCGTGTTGGTCTGAAGCTGTTTGACTACCATGTTACTGAGAGCGGCTTTGGCGCAGATATCGGCTTTGAGAAGTTCTGGAACGTCAAGTGTCGCTACAGCGGTCTCACGCCGCATGTGTCGGTCCTCACCACCACCATCAGGGCCTTGAAGATGCATGGCGGTGGCCCCAAGGTGGTGGCTGGTCTGCCCATACCTGATTCCTACGCCAAGGAGGATCTGGGGCTATTGGAAAAGGGCATTTCTAACATGCTGCACCACATCAAGATCATCAAGACATCAGGCATCAACCCGGTGGTGTGCATCAATGCCTTCCATACCGACACCAAGGAAGAGATCGCCATGGTCCGAAAGGCAGCCGAGGGGGCCGGGGCACGCTGCGCGGTCAGCGAACACTGGCTCAAGGGCGGCGATGGCGCCTTGGAGTTGGCCGATGCAGTGATGGAAGCCTGCGAAGATACGAACGATTTTAAGTTCCTCTATCCCGTGGAAATGAAGCTGCGGGAGCGGGTCGATAAGATCGCCAAGGTGGTCTATGGAGCTGACGGGGTGTCGTGGACCCCTGATGCCGAGGCCAAGGCCAAGATGCTTGAGAGCGATTCCAAATATGATGACTACGCCACTATGATGGTGAAGACCCACCTGAGCCTGACACACGATCCAGCTATTAAGGGCACCCCCAAAGGATGGACCCTGCCTATCCGCGACGTGTTGATCTATTCCGGGGCCAAGTTCCTCTGCCCGTGCGCCGGGACCATCAGCCTGATGCCAGGTACTTCCTCTAGTCCTGCCTTCCGCAAGGTTGATGTGGATGTAGAGACCGGCTTAGTTCAAGGGCTTTTCTAA